In Paramormyrops kingsleyae isolate MSU_618 chromosome 13, PKINGS_0.4, whole genome shotgun sequence, a single window of DNA contains:
- the c2cd4a gene encoding C2 calcium-dependent domain-containing protein 4A encodes MWVFEKIRVSVERTNLSLSIAEYSFKLGDGMFGERPSPEKGKKTPLCPNVITPDTIPEFCIPPKISSQHEERGGDTVKPGYGLKCRAPRDLPMRDVFSSHIIQVEAVDEAPQDNGYSDEDSTNADPQSQAALSLPHLPKAHTCYGFCTLLESPHTRRKESLFHSDPAIYSLPFTPPPAGRSQVKLLTTGSLARLGGLTSKLSPRGLMLGRQGTLDSDTTSSAESSPFSSPLLVRPCPRGSLFKALSREKLVCRGPRRTAAFRNDSLSTDEGSSTDNSPNVLRRASEGPVDQTFSLAPPVIFPTELELYRDRVLRESRVPLGRDGALRLSAEYSAENRRFRVRLISAEGLYTPSVNPRGISCTVSLSLLPGRVQKQRSTVIRKSRNPIFNEEFFFDGVSEDDLYCRSLRFKVINKMSMKRDYTLGHCEIPLSSIVTL; translated from the coding sequence ATGTGGGTGTTTGAGAAGATCCGCGTCTCTGTGGAACGAACAAACCTGTCGCTCTCCATAGCAGAGTACAGCTTCAAGCTGGGTGACGGCATGTTTGGGGAGAGACCGTCTCCCGAAAAGGGCAAGAAGACCCCCTTATGTCCGAATGTTATCACCCCAGACACCATTCCTGAGTTTTGCATACCTCCGAAGATCAGCTCCCAGCATGAAGAGCGGGGGGGCGACACTGTCAAGCCAGGTTATGGTCTTAAGTGCAGGGCTCCACGAGACCTGCCAATGAGGGATGTGTTCAGCTCACATATCATCCAGGTGGAGGCTGTGGATGAGGCTCCCCAGGACAATGGGTACAGCGATGAGGACAGCACCAACGCAGACCCCCAGAGCCAGGCTGCCCTCTCACTCCCTCATCTCCCAAAGGCACACACCTGTTACGGCTTTTGTACCTTACTAGAGAGCCCACACACCAGGAGGAAGGAGTCGCTGTTCCACAGTGATCCAGCTATCTACAGCCTCCCGTTCACGCCCCCCCCCGCAGGCAGGTCCCAGGTCAAGCTGCTCACCACAGGCTCCTTGGCCAGGCTCGGTGGCCTGACCTCCAAGCTCTCTCCCCGAGGACTGATGCTGGGCAggcagggcaccctggacagtGACACCACCTCTTCAGCGGAGTCGTCCCCCTTCAGCTCCCCGCTCCTGGTGCGACCATGTCCCCGGGGATCCCTCTTCAAGGCCCTGAGCCGTGAGAAGCTGGTGTGCAGGGGTCCTAGGAGGACCGCTGCGTTTCGCAACGACTCGTTGTCCACTGACGAGGGTAGCTCCACGGACAACAGCCCCAACGTCCTGCGGAGAGCGTCGGAGGGCCCAGTTGACCAGACCTTCAGCCTAGCTCCTCCTGTCATCTTCCCCACAGAGTTGGAGCTCTACAGGGACCGAGTACTGAGAGAAAGTCGCGTCCCCCTGGGCCGGGATGGTGCCCTCCGGCTGTCCGCCGAATACAGCGCTGAGAACCGCCGGTTCCGCGTTCGCCTCATCAGCGCAGAGGGCCTGTACACCCCCTCAGTGAACCCCCGAGGCATCAGCTGTACAGTCAGCCTCTCTCTCCTGCCTGGGAGGGTCCAAAAACAGCGCAGCACGGTCATCCGGAAGAGCCGGAACCCCATCTTCAATGAGGAATTCTTCTTCGACGGCGTTTCTGAAGACGACCTCTACTGCAGGTCCCTTCGCTTCAAGGTGATCAATAAAATGTCCATGAAAAGAGACTATACCCTGGGACACTGTGAGATACCCCTGTCCAGCATCGTGACCCTGTAA